A stretch of the Pseudorasbora parva isolate DD20220531a chromosome 13, ASM2467924v1, whole genome shotgun sequence genome encodes the following:
- the adora1b gene encoding adenosine receptor A1b has translation MPGDVFAAKALYMGMEVVIAVSSVIGNVMVVWAVNINKSLRDTTFCFIVSLALADIAVGALVIPLAITISIGLQTHFYSCLLVACTVLVLTQSSILALLAIAIDRYLRVKIPTSYKRVVTPKRARIAVFVCWTVSFIIGLTPMLGWNNLHNLQRDNGSLGPDLIITCQFENVISMEYMVYFNFFGWVLPPLLFMLIIYSEIFYMIHKQLNKKVSCHTEPNKYYDKELKLAKSLALVLFLFAVSWLPLHIMNCITLFCPKYKKPMFLIYIAILLTHGNSAVNPIVYAFRIKKFRTAFQRIWKQYFCCKEAPPPESQPSERLDNNHYIAGTAAPPEPALEHNV, from the exons ATGCCCGGGGACGTTTTTGCGGCCAAAGCCCTCTACATGGGCATGGAGGTGGTGATCGCCGTGTCGTCCGTGATAGGAAACGTGATGGTGGTTTGGGcagtaaatattaataaatctcTGAGAGATACTACATTTTGCTTCATTGTTTCTCTGGCGCTCGCGGACATTGCAGTTGGAGCGCTGGTCATACCACTGGCGATAACTATAAGTATCGGACTTCAGACTCACTTCTACAGCTGTCTGCTGGTGGCGTGCACAGTGCTGGTTCTGACGCAAAGTTCTATCCTCGCTTTGCTCGCTATAGCCATCGACCGGTACCTGAGGGTCAAGATCCCAACCAG TTATAAGCGAGTGGTCACTCCCAAACGAGCTAGAATTGCAGTATTCGTGTGTTGGACGGTGTCCTTCATAATTGGCTTGACACCCATGCTGGGCTGGAACAATTTACACAACCTGCAACGTGACAACGGCTCACTCGGCCCTGACCTCATCATCACCTGCCAGTTTGAGAACGTCATCAGCATGGAATATATGGTCTACTTCAACTTCTTTGGTTGGGTGCTTCCCCCTCTTCTTTTCATGCTCATCATTTACTCTGAAATCTTCTACATGATCCACAAGCAGCTCAATAAAAAGGTGTCCTGCCACACTGAACCGAACAAGTATTACGACAAAGAACTAAAGCTGGCAAAGTCTCTGGCTCTAGTGCTTTTCCTGTTCGCTGTTAGCTGGCTTCCTCTCCATATAATGAACTGCATCACGCTCTTCTGTCCGAAGTATAAGAAGCCCATGTTCCTCATTTATATTGCCATTCTGCTCACGCATGGCAACTCTGCCGTCAACCCTATCGTTTACGCTTTCCGCATCAAGAAATTTCGTACCGCGTTTCAGAGGATCTGGAAACAGTACTTCTGCTGCAAAGAGGCTCCTCCCCCTGAGAGCCAGCCGAGCGAGAGACTGGATAACAATCACTATATCGCCGGCACCGCTGCTCCTCCTGAACCTGCTTTGGAACATAACGTCTGA